Genomic window (Mycoplasma leachii PG50):
GTTGAAGCCACTTCAGCTAAAATGATTGGATATTGACTTAGTGGATAAACTTGGTTTTGTTCTGAAAATAAAGTGTGAACAGAATGCCCGCATTCATGAGCTAAAGTATTGACTGAATTTAGTTTATCATCCCAGTTCATTAAAATAATTGGATCAACACCATGTCCACCAGTTGAATAAGCACCATCTCTTTTATTAGTATCTTCATAATAATCAATTTTGTTTGGTCCTCAAGCAATTTCTAAATTTTTTAAATATTCTTCACCTAATATGCTTAAAGCCTTTCTAATATGTTCTTTTGCTTGTTCAACTGTAAAAGTTTGATCATATTCTTTAACTAGTTTTAATTGTCTATCACTTGGATAAAATTTATCTAATTTAAAGTGTTTTTTAGTTAGTAATAAAAAGTCTTCTAAAGGTTTAATATATTTTTTACCAATTTCTAAAAGTTTTAAATAAATATCAACAGGAATTGAATCAGAACTTAAACTAGCTTGTAAACTTGAGTCATAATTTCTTAATTTAGTATCTTGATGATCTGATTGTAAAATTCCTTCATAAATTAAAGCAAAACTATGTTTTTTAGAACTAAAGTTTTTAGAAAATATTTCACTTGCTTTTAATCTTAAATCTTGATCTTTAACTGGATCTGAATCTTGTAGAATTTCTAAAAATAAAGAATTAGTTAATGTTTGATTAATACCTTTATAGTTAATTGTTTCTTCTTGTCTATCAGCATAAGCTAATGTATCATACATTCCTGAAATTGCAGTATAACCTTTAGATATTTTTGATAATAATTCTTCATCGTGTTCACTTAAAATGTGTTTTGCTTGTTCAAAAAATTTTTTATAACCATATAAATATTTTTGATAATCTTTAGTTTCTTTTAGTCATTTAGAAATAGTTTCAAAACCAATTTTTTTAGTTTCTGGTGAAATAAAAGAAGTTTCAATTTCAATATCTTGTAAGACATTCATTAATAAAGCTTCTAAAGTTCTATAAACTTCATCAGCTTGATTAGTGTCTCCCATTCTTGTATAAGTTGAAAGTTTGTTTGTAATAAAATTAACTTTTTCATCTAAATCTAAGCATTTTAAAAAAGTTTCTTTTTGATGTAATTTATTTTTAAAATTTTTAAATTCTTTAGAAATCTCAACTAAATAATCTAAATCTTTTTTTCATTCATCTTGATTTTTATACAAATAATCAAAATCTCATTTATATTCTTTTAAGGCTTCAGGTCTTTTCATTATTTTTCCTGACTTTCTAATTTTTTAATTAACTCAGCATTTTGTTCACTTAGTTTAGTAATAATTTCATCCATTTTTCTTAATGCTTGATCAAAAAAAGCAATTAAATTAGATTGAATATTAACTAGTTCTAATTTTTTGTTTATAGATTCTTTTCCATCTAATTCAAAAATTTCTTCAACTCTTTGTTTATAATTTTTCATACCAACATTTAAAGTTTGTAATAAAGCAGGTAATGGAATGTTTTCAAAATCAACATTAGTAAAAACATCTTCTTGGTTTTGAATAGTTTCTAAATCTTGATAGTCTTTAGTATCAAATTCAATTGGTTCTACATTTAAAAATAAGTTATAAATTTTAATAATTGATTTAATGTTATCTTGATGAATTGGAGTTGATAAATTTAATCCCTTAGCATCAATTTCACTAATCTCTTCAGTTGAAACAAATCCAATGTTTTCTTTAAAAATTTCAAATAATTCATTTTCTTCAAATGTTTTATTTTGTAAATCAATAATTAATGAATTAACTACTTTTTTATCTAAACCAATAGCTAGAAGTGTTTTTTCTTTATTAATATCTGGTCTTAAAATTAAAACAGCTGTATCTTTTAAAACTTGATTAGATTCGTTTAATTTTACAAATTGTTTTGCTTTATAAAATGTTCAGTTTTTTAATTTCATAATATTTTTCCTTAATTTATTTATTAAATATTTCAAATAGAGTTTTAACTAAAACTCCTTGACCTCTACCTTTAATACTATCAGTTCCAGCAATATCAAAATGAACATAAGGTTTATCTTCTCTAAATTCATTTAAAAAACTAGCTGCTTTTGAACTTTCTGCTTCATAGTTTTTTGTAGCGTTTGTAATATCAGCATTAATTGCGTCATTTCTAACTTCTTCTAAGTGTTCTTCATATAGTGGTAATCTTCACATTCTTTCACCACTAAATTTTGAAGCATTTTTAACTATTTCCCATCTTTTATCACAATGAGTAAATACTCCAGTAGCATAACTTCCTAAAGCTGAAACAACAGATCCAGTTAGAGTTGAAGCTTCTCAAATTTCAGTTGCTTGCTTTTCTCTTATCACATAAGTAATCCCATCAGCTAATACTAATCTTCCTTCAGCATCAGTATCATCGATTTCAACAGTTAACCCATTCATAGATTTAACAACTGATTGAGGCAAGGTTGCAGTTGATCCGATTCTATTATCTGTAAACATACCAATTCCAACAATATTAACTTTAGCTTTGATCTTAGCTAATGCCATAACAGTTGAAAGCATAATAGCAGCTCCAGACATATCAAATTTCATACCTTCTAAATATTTAGTTGGTTTTAAATTATACCCACCACTATCAAAAGTAATTCCTTTTCCAACTAGAGCTTTTTTTGGTTCATTTTCATCACCAACATATTCTAAAACTACAGCTTGTGGTTCATATATTGATCCTGAATTAACTGCTAAAAATAAGTTCATTCCTAGTTTAGTAGCTTCTTTTTTACCTAAAACAGTAACTTTAAGTCCATCTATTTCTTTTGCTTTTTGAATTATTTTTTCAGCTAAATATTCACTTGTTGCAATGTTTGATGGAGTATCTTGTAAAGTTCTTGTAAAGTTTACAAATTCCATTTTAATAGCTTCTTTTTGTTCTAAATTCTTAACATTAAAACTAGTTAATAAGTTATATACTACTTGATTTGGCTTATTATCTTTTCTATAACTTACTTTATCATATGTTTCAAAAGCAATTGTTTCATAAATTGTGTTAATTAATTTTTCTTTACAATCACATTCATTTAATAAATTAAAAAATGAATCAACATCAATATTAATATTGTATTTATTTTCTAAAACAAAATTTTTAAAAGCAATTTTTAGCTTTCTAAATAAATCCTTTTGATCTTTTTTAATTACCATATAAAAAGTTTTTTCTTCACTAATAAATGAGGTTGATAAATCAGTATCTACTACATACTTTTTATCTTTAACATCAGTTAAACAAACTAAAGTTAATTCTTCTTTTTTATCATTAAATTTAAGCATATATTCTCCTATCTATTTTAAAAATGATTTGACCTTAACATTAATTATAAAGAAATTTAATTAGTATTATAAAGTTTAATATTATTGTTAAAATCAATATAAAAAACATGTGCTTTTTTAACATATGTTTTTTAATTATTTAAAATAGATTCATCTAATAAAAATTCTTTTAAACCAACATAATAAATACCATTATTATCATGTCATGGAATTATATCTTCATATACAACAACAATTTTTTTAAAACTATCATTTACATTATTTAGTGATCTTGTTTCTTGTTCTTTTTTTTGAGAATCTCAAATACTATATGCTGATTGAATATAATATTTTTGATGATTTTTACTTGCTATAAAATCTATTTCTAGTGTTGTTCTTGTTCTTTTATTATTTTGATTTTGTTGTATTTCAACAATTCCTATATCAATATTAAAATCTCTTCTATAAAGTTCATTATAAATAATATTTTCCATAATGTGGTTTTCTTCATATTGTCTAAAGCTTAGCTTTGCATTTCTTAAACCAATATCAGTAAAATAATACTTTAAAGGAGTGTTAAAATATTTATTACCTTTTACATCATATCTAATAGAGCTTCTAATTAAAAAGGATTCTTTAAAGATGTTTAAATATTTTGATATGGTTGTGGAATTAATTTTAATATTTTTTTCTGATATAAAACGATTTGCAAGTCTTAAGGGATTTGTTAATGATCCAATTGCTGAAGAGATAAAATTTAATAAAGTATCTAGAATTTCACCAGTTTCACTAGTAAGAGAATTTCTTTCCAATATATCTTTAATATATGTTTCATCAAATGTATTTTTTAAATATTTTTGTTTTTCTTCGTCTGTTTTTAGATTATAAATAGCTGGCAACCCACCATATAACATATAGTGTTTTAATGCTTTGTCTTTATTTTCAAATAAATCATATATTTCAAAAAAAGATAAAGTATTTAAAGATATTTCATCACCCCTACCTCTAAATTGAGTAAGTATATCTGTAGATAGCATTTTTGAATTACTTCCAGTTACATAAACATCAAGATTTGGATTATTATAAAAACTTAAAAGAACATCTACAAAAGTAATTTTTTCTGTATTTGGAGCAAACTCATTTATTTCTGGTTCGCAATATTGAATTTCATCAATTAACAAATAATATTTTTTATTTTTATTTGTTATTTTACTTTGTATAAAGTTATTTAAAGTAGTTGGTGTTCTATACATTCTATTATCATAGCCATCTAGAGATATTTTTATAATTTGATCAGATGGAATATTTATAGAAATTAAATATTTATAAAACAAATTAAATAATAAAAATGATTTGCCACATCTTCTAATTCCAGTAATTATTTTTACTTTGCTGTTGTTCATTTTATTTATTAACTGTTTTAAGTAAAAATCTCTATTTATTATCATAAGCACCTCAAGGAATTTCTGTGTATTTACACACTTTTTCCTTATTATTATACTAAAAAGTAAGATTAGCTAGTTTTAAGTATAAGGAATTTCTGTGTATTTACACACTTTTTCCTTGCATATATTTAAAATTAAATCTAAAAAACATATTAGTATTAGCCTATTAATCAAGATGTTTTTAACAATTTGATATTACATTTTTATAATATTTAATATAGATAAAATAAAGCATAGGATTTTTTATGAATAAAAAAGAATATATAAAACCACCAACATTTTGAAATATCTTTTTATTTATACTACTAATTACTTTTGTTGGTTTTGGTGGTGGTAATGCAATTATGCCAGTTATTAAAAGATATGCAGTTGATAAATATAAATGACTAGATGAAGATGAATTTCATCAAAATGTAGTTTTAACAAATATGTTACCAGGACCAGCTGCTATTCAAACAACAGCATATATTGCTTTTAAATCTTTATCTAAATTTAAAGCTTATTTAGTTGTTAGTTTAGCTTCAATGCCACATACTTTTTTTGCTGTAGGATTAGTTTTTGCTTTTAATAAAATACCTACTCAATATTTAATAGTTGTTCAACTTGGGGTATTAATTGCAATTACAGGAGCGTTATTAGGATTTGGTTATAACTATTTTAAAAAGGGAAAAAAAGTAATGAACTTAAGCTTATGATTAGTTTTATTTTTAACTACTTTACTTTTTTCATTATTTGTTCCAACACCTTATAATGTTCCAATATTAGTAATGATTTTAGTAATAGCAATTTATTCAACTATTTTTATAATTAGAAGTAAAAACACAAAAAAAGTTGATTCAGATGAAATTAAGAAAGGAATAGAATAATGTTAAGTTTTATTGCTTTTTTAGTTACATTAGTTTTATTAATATTTGTTTCATTATCAGTATTTGGTGGTGGCCAAGTATTTATGCCAATATTTGTGTGATTATGAAAATCATTAAATAGTTGATTTAAAATTGAAATTTCTGAAGAATTTATAAATACAGTTTTTGCTGTATCAAATTCAACACCAGGAATTTTAAGTCCAAAGTTTGCAGCAATTACTGGTTATATGATCGCTCAAGGGCAATGATGAGGATTTGTTGCAATGATTTTTACTTATTTAGCATTCGTTTTACCTGCTATTTTTATGATGATGATTGCTATAAAATATTCTCAAAAATTTCATCAATCAACATTTTTCAAAAAATTAATTGATATTATGAATCCAGTTGTAGCTGGAATTATTATTGCTTTGGCTATTGAAATATTTATAAGTTGTATGTTTCCATACTTTGTATTTAATGAATCAGTTAGTGAATATTGAAAGTTTATAAATCAAAATAAACCAAATCAAAGTATGAAGTTTTTTACAGGCTGAAGACTAATTGCATTATATTGTTATGTTCCAATTGGAATTATTATAAGTTTATTTTTATATCTTAAAAAAGTTCCTATTTTGGGGTTAATATTTGCAAACATTATATTTTGTTTAGTATTATTTGAACCATGATTAGGATAAGTATAAAAATATATATTAAAATTTTATAATACTATAATTCTTGATTAAGTTCATAAAATACATTTTAACTAGAACTTTTTATATTAAATTAGCAACATACATTATTTTTTTGTATTAATTTAAATTTTAGATATTTTAATCAAAAGATTGACTAAAACAACTTCTAGGAGTTGTTTTTTTCTATTTATTAAATATAGTAAATAAAGAAAAGGTAAAAATATTTTTAATATGAAACATAAAATTTTATAGTTTGACAGAATGGAGATATAAATGAAAACACCAAAAGAATTTAAAACTTTTGAAGAGCAAATTGAAATTTTAAAATCTCGTGGATTAATAATTTCAAATGAACAAAAATCAATAGAAATATTAAAACAAGAAAATTATTATAATATTGTTAATGGTTATAAAGATTTATTTTTAAAAAAGTCTTTAGATGATAATCAAGATATATTCATTGAAAATACAAATTTTGACGAACTATATTCATTATTTTTATTTGATAGAGAATTAAGATCTATTTTATTAAAATACATATTAATTTTTGAAAGAGATTTTAAGACTATAATTGCATATAATTTTAGTAAAAAATATAATAAAAATAATAGAATAGGACACATATTTATATCCAGAAAATTATAAAGACAATTATATAGATGTTTTAATTTTATATCAACTATCAATCAAACAATAGTTTCAAAGAGTGAAAAAACTAATTATATTAAACATTACATAAAACAATATGGTCATGCCCTATTATGAGTGGTTGTTAATATTTTATCTTTTGGTAATATGATATATATGTTTAGAATTCTAAAAGATGATGACAAAAACAATATTATACTTTTTTATGTAAATAGATTCTTAGAACAAAATAATAAAGAAAATAATTTATGATTTAGAAGTGATTCTTTTTTATCATTATTAAAAATTTTAAATATTGTAAGAAATGTTTGTACTCATGAAGAAAGAATGTATAACATAAAATTTGATAGAGTTTCAACAAAAGATATTTCAGAAATGATAGGTTATAGTTTTTATGGAGATTTAAAGCTAGCAATTGTCTTTGTATTTTTAAAAATGATTTTGACTAGAAATAATTTTATCTCGTTAAAAGAAGAAATAATTATGCTTTTTACTAAATTTAATCACAAATTTGAAACTGTATTATTTAATAAAATATTGAATGAAATGGGAATAAAATTGGAAGATTTTTATAAATTGTAAAATTTTATTAATAAAAAGTAAAAAAAGTATTTATTTTTTTACATATTATATTAGTATAAAAGTAAGGTTCATGCCGGTTAAGTGTACGTCACCCCGGCAACAAGTGTCGGCTAAGTGTACGTCACCCCGACCCTTTTTTTATTTTTAAAAGTATTTTATTCTCCTATTTTTTATTGGTCCTAGATTCCAGTAGATTACTAAATAAAAGGAAAAACATATAAAAAACCTGGAGTTTCCAGGTTTTTTTCTATTTATTAGCAAGTAAATTATTAAAACTATTAACTAGGTATTCATCAATCTTACCATTATATGTAAATGATAATTGTTCATTATTAGTTTGATAATTATTTGCATTTTGATGAGTTATTGGATCGTAAAGATTTTTGAAGTTGTGATAAGTTCCACCTTCATTTTCTTCACCATCTTCTTGTTCTTCATTTTTGCTAGAAGGAGCGGATGTCATTTCTTCAATTGTTGAATCTAATGGTGAAGTTACTCCAACATATTCGGTTATTTTTGTTGAATTATCATATAAGAAATTAATAAATTCATATGCCAAATCTAAATTTTGAGCATCTTTATAAATAACTATATTATCTGAAAATACATTAGTTGATTCATATCTATTGTTTGAATCATGTTTTTTATTTGGTCTTCCATAAATATAGTTTATAGATTTTTCTGCTTTTTCATAATCTTCATCACCTTCATTATGAACATAATTGGCATAAGCAGCATCACCATTATACATAACAGCAAAATCAAATTTTTCTCTAACTACTAAACTTATTAGATCATCACTATGTAATGAAACACCAGTA
Coding sequences:
- the pepF gene encoding oligoendopeptidase F → MKRPEALKEYKWDFDYLYKNQDEWKKDLDYLVEISKEFKNFKNKLHQKETFLKCLDLDEKVNFITNKLSTYTRMGDTNQADEVYRTLEALLMNVLQDIEIETSFISPETKKIGFETISKWLKETKDYQKYLYGYKKFFEQAKHILSEHDEELLSKISKGYTAISGMYDTLAYADRQEETINYKGINQTLTNSLFLEILQDSDPVKDQDLRLKASEIFSKNFSSKKHSFALIYEGILQSDHQDTKLRNYDSSLQASLSSDSIPVDIYLKLLEIGKKYIKPLEDFLLLTKKHFKLDKFYPSDRQLKLVKEYDQTFTVEQAKEHIRKALSILGEEYLKNLEIAWGPNKIDYYEDTNKRDGAYSTGGHGVDPIILMNWDDKLNSVNTLAHECGHSVHTLFSEQNQVYPLSQYPIILAEVASTINEHLLFDYMYKNAKLKEEKIYLLQERIFNLVSTFYRQIQFADFEYRASQLVSKQTPLTSEVLNNLFKEVENDYGYKVFDKLDDNTKSGYGWPRISHFFHSPFYVYKYAIDVTASYKLYDDIKNGNIQTTLDFLKAGGHKEPLKIMLDAGIDFNKEQTYLPLINGISDYIKELQSLLEE
- a CDS encoding restriction endonuclease subunit S domain-containing protein; the encoded protein is MKLKNWTFYKAKQFVKLNESNQVLKDTAVLILRPDINKEKTLLAIGLDKKVVNSLIIDLQNKTFEENELFEIFKENIGFVSTEEISEIDAKGLNLSTPIHQDNIKSIIKIYNLFLNVEPIEFDTKDYQDLETIQNQEDVFTNVDFENIPLPALLQTLNVGMKNYKQRVEEIFELDGKESINKKLELVNIQSNLIAFFDQALRKMDEIITKLSEQNAELIKKLESQEK
- a CDS encoding M17 family metallopeptidase gives rise to the protein MLKFNDKKEELTLVCLTDVKDKKYVVDTDLSTSFISEEKTFYMVIKKDQKDLFRKLKIAFKNFVLENKYNINIDVDSFFNLLNECDCKEKLINTIYETIAFETYDKVSYRKDNKPNQVVYNLLTSFNVKNLEQKEAIKMEFVNFTRTLQDTPSNIATSEYLAEKIIQKAKEIDGLKVTVLGKKEATKLGMNLFLAVNSGSIYEPQAVVLEYVGDENEPKKALVGKGITFDSGGYNLKPTKYLEGMKFDMSGAAIMLSTVMALAKIKAKVNIVGIGMFTDNRIGSTATLPQSVVKSMNGLTVEIDDTDAEGRLVLADGITYVIREKQATEIWEASTLTGSVVSALGSYATGVFTHCDKRWEIVKNASKFSGERMWRLPLYEEHLEEVRNDAINADITNATKNYEAESSKAASFLNEFREDKPYVHFDIAGTDSIKGRGQGVLVKTLFEIFNK
- a CDS encoding ATP-binding protein codes for the protein MIINRDFYLKQLINKMNNSKVKIITGIRRCGKSFLLFNLFYKYLISINIPSDQIIKISLDGYDNRMYRTPTTLNNFIQSKITNKNKKYYLLIDEIQYCEPEINEFAPNTEKITFVDVLLSFYNNPNLDVYVTGSNSKMLSTDILTQFRGRGDEISLNTLSFFEIYDLFENKDKALKHYMLYGGLPAIYNLKTDEEKQKYLKNTFDETYIKDILERNSLTSETGEILDTLLNFISSAIGSLTNPLRLANRFISEKNIKINSTTISKYLNIFKESFLIRSSIRYDVKGNKYFNTPLKYYFTDIGLRNAKLSFRQYEENHIMENIIYNELYRRDFNIDIGIVEIQQNQNNKRTRTTLEIDFIASKNHQKYYIQSAYSIWDSQKKEQETRSLNNVNDSFKKIVVVYEDIIPWHDNNGIYYVGLKEFLLDESILNN
- a CDS encoding chromate transporter; translation: MNKKEYIKPPTFWNIFLFILLITFVGFGGGNAIMPVIKRYAVDKYKWLDEDEFHQNVVLTNMLPGPAAIQTTAYIAFKSLSKFKAYLVVSLASMPHTFFAVGLVFAFNKIPTQYLIVVQLGVLIAITGALLGFGYNYFKKGKKVMNLSLWLVLFLTTLLFSLFVPTPYNVPILVMILVIAIYSTIFIIRSKNTKKVDSDEIKKGIE
- a CDS encoding chromate transporter: MLSFIAFLVTLVLLIFVSLSVFGGGQVFMPIFVWLWKSLNSWFKIEISEEFINTVFAVSNSTPGILSPKFAAITGYMIAQGQWWGFVAMIFTYLAFVLPAIFMMMIAIKYSQKFHQSTFFKKLIDIMNPVVAGIIIALAIEIFISCMFPYFVFNESVSEYWKFINQNKPNQSMKFFTGWRLIALYCYVPIGIIISLFLYLKKVPILGLIFANIIFCLVLFEPWLG